DNA from Babesia microti strain RI apicoplast complete genome:
TCATTAATAAATTATGTAGATTATTATTATTTAAAATTGATTTTTAGTTTATTTTTATTTAATAATAATTATAATTATTATTATTATTTATTATATTTTAATAAATTTTATAAAAATAAATATAGTTTTAATTTTATAAATAATAGTAAATCTATATATTTATGTATAAAAAATTTAAAAATATATAATAATATAATATTTTTTTAATAAACATGATTAATTTATATTTATTTAAAGTTAATAGAAATTTAGGTAGAAGTAATAAAGGTATTATAATATCTAGAAGTAAACGTAGTTTTTTAAATAATAAATATTTTATTATAGATAATTATTATTTTAATTTAAATAGTAATAATAATCAAAATTTTTTTATTACTAAGGTTTTTAATAATTATTTATACAAAAATTCTTTATTAATTAAATGTATTTATTTAAATAATAGTAGTATAAATATTGAAAGAGTATTTATAAAAGCACAAAAAATTAATAAAGGTGATATTATTAAATTATTTAATATTTCTTTATTATCAGAAGGTGATTCTTCTTATATTTTTAGATTATCATATGGTAATATAATTTTTAATATTGAAAATTATAAAACTAGTAAATCAACTTATTGTAGATCATTTAATTCATTTGCAACAATACTTTCTTTTAATTGTAATTATTATTTTATTAAATTACCATCTAGTAAAATTATAAAAATAAATAAAAATTGTAAAGTTTTTTTGGGTAAACCAGATGAAAAAAAAATAAATTTTTTTAATAAAGCAGGTTATTCATATAAATATGGAATAAGACCTATTGTTAGAGGTAAAGCTATGAATGTTGTTGATCATCCACATGGAGGAGGAGAAGGTAAAACTTCTATAGGACGTAAATCCATTTATTCTATATATGGTAAGTCAATTAAAGGTATAAAAACAGCAAAAAGAAAATGATTATTAATATTTTATGGAAAAAAATAATATTTGATAAAAATTTTTATAGAAAAATTAATAATAAAAATAAAAAATATAAAAAATTTATAATTAAAACAAGAAATAGAAATATATTATTAACTAAATATTTATTAAATTCAATATTAAAAGTATATAACGGTAAAAGTTATATACCTATTATTGTAAATTATAATAAATTAAATTATAAATTAAAAAATTTTATATATACAATAAATAAGCGTAAATTTTTTAAAAATAAATTTATTAAAAAATGTCAAAAGTAATATCACCTATAGTTTTTAGATCTAAATATTTTAATTCATATATAAATAAACAATTTTTATATTTTAATAAAAAATCTAATAATATTTCTTATTTTAAATTTTTTAATATATATATTAATTTACTTTATTTAGTTAAAAAAAATTTAAATTTAATTAATAGTTATATTTTAAGTAAATATTTATTTACTAAAGTAGAATTTATAAATATTAAAATTATTGTTATTAATTTTATATTTTCAAGAATATATAATAAAAAAGTTATTAATATTATTAAAAATTTATTTTTAAATATTACTTTATATTTTAATTATTTTAAAAATTATAAATTTTATGGTAAAATAAAAAATTTTTTTATATTAAAATTATCTAATTTAACTTATTATAATTTAATTGAACCTTTAAGTAGTTTAAAATTTACTTTTTATGATTATAAAAAATTTAAAAAAAGTATTATTTTTTATTGTAATAAAGTTTTTAAATTTAAATATAAAAAAAGATTTAATGTAATAGGTATTAAATTTATATATTCAGGTAGGTTTAATAAGTTAAATAATAGATCAAAAGTTGATATATATTCAATAGGTAGTTTATATATGCAAACTATAACTTCTAAATTTTATTATTTTACAGATAGTATAAATACAGATAAAGGAGTTATAGGTTTAAAAATTTGGATAAATGTAAATTAAAGTAAGTAAAAAATGATTAATTTATTATTTCCTAAGTATTATAAATATAAAAAAATTCATAACAGTAGTTATAGTTTAAATAATAAATTAAATAATATTAATTTAAATTATGGATTATATGGTATTATATCAAAAAGTTTTGGATCAATATCATCAAGTCAATTAGAATCTATAAGATTTATATTAAATAAAAATATAAAAAAAATTAGTAAAATATGGACTATTATATATCCAAATTTTCCAATTTCAAAAAAATCAAAATCATCTAGAATGGGAAGTGGGGTAGGATTAATATCATATTGGGTTTATAAAGTTAGTCCAGGTAGTGTTATATTTGAAATTGAAGATATTAAATTTGATTTAATTAAAAATATTTTTAATAAAATATCTTGTAGATTTCCTTTTAAAGTATGTTTAGTTAAAAAAAATTATTTTTGATTTATTTTGTAGTTATGATAAAAAGAGTTAATATTTTAATAAAAATTAATAAAAATAAATATTATAATTTTAGATTTAATAGAAATAAAAAGTATAATAATAAGTATATAAAAAAATCAAAGATTAATGTAATTAAAAATTTAGATTTTAGAAATGAAATTAGTTTAGGTGATATAATATTATTTAATAATTATATTTATAAAGATAAATTTGTTAAATATTTTGGTAAGATATGATTATTATTAGTTCTTTATTTAATATATCAGATAATAGTGGTTTAAAAAAAATTTTAAGTATAGGTATTTTAGGTAAAAGTAGTATTAAATTAAATATATGTGATTTTATAATTGGATCTGTTAAAAAAGGAATATTAAAAAATAAAAGATTTGGTGATTATAGTAGAGTATATACAAGTAAATCTAGTTTATTTAAATTTTTTATAGTTAAAAGTAAAAAATATAGTAAAATTAATTTTAATAATAGTATGAGATCTTGTAAAAATTCTGTTATAGTTATAAATAAAGAAAAAAATATTATAGAGGGTAAAAAAGTTATAGGTATTATGTCTAATATTGTTAAAAAAATATTTTATAAATCAAAAGTTAATTTAAAAAATGCAAAATTTATTATGTAATAAAAAAATTATTAATAAAATTAATATTTTATGTTTTATAGATAATTATAGTATATTTAGTAAAAATAGTAAAGAATATAAAGAAATTTTTAAATTTATGTATGTATTAACAAATCAAAAACCATTATTTTTAAATTATAAATTAAATATTAATAAGTTTTTTATGGCTAAAGTTCTTTTGGTAAATAAGTATAAAATTAATTGTTTTTTATTAGAATTATTTAAAAATATAACTTTATTTAATTTTAATAGAAATTTAAAAAATATTAAATTTTATAAATTTGATAAATTTTTTAATTTTAATATATATATAAATAATAGTAAATTTAATTTTTTTACAGATAAGTATAATTTAAATGATAAATTTAATTTTAAAAATATAAATTTTATTATAAATATTATATTTAAAAATAATATAAATAATAAATATAGATTATATTATTTAATTAAAAATAATTTTAAAATAATTAATTAAAAAATTAACAATATATAACAACAATGACTAATATAATAAAAATAATAAAATTATTTATTAAAAATAGTTCTATATATAAAAAATTTTGTAAATTTATTTATAATTTAAATAAAAAATTTATAGATATTAAGTATAAAGAATTATTTTTATTAAAATTTGATAATAAAAGTAAATCAATTATTGATTCATTATTATATAAATTAAGTGAATTATTTATAATTGATTATGAAGAAAATAAGTATAATGAAGAACGTATTAAAATGAGAAATTTTACTTTAGAAGTAGTATATTTAATATATATATATTGTAAAATTTTAGTAAAAAATTTAAATAAAATATTATGGTATTTAATATAAAAATAATTTATAAGTATATAAACAAATTTATAAAATTTGTAAATTCAATTCCAGCATTAAAAATTTATTTATATTCAATAATAGCATTATGTTATGAAGGTAAAATGGCTAATTCAATTATGTTAAGTTATTCATATTATTTATCAATTTGTATAGTTCAATTATTATTAAAAAAACATGCTAAATTCTTTTTTGGAGCATATTTTAGAAAAAATATAAATAAATTAACTTTACAAGGATTTTTATGTAGAGAATTAAAAAATAATTATTTACCTTTTTTATTAGGTGAATTGGAATTAGAAGAAAGAAAAAATAAATATAAAAGAAAAAGTATTGACCCAATTAAGATTATATATACTTATATTAAAAAATTTATAAGTAAAAGTGTAAAATTAATAATTTTAAATATAAAATTTAATAATAAGTAAAACAATAACAAATATAATAAAAATAATAAAATTATTTATTAAAAATAGTTCTATATATAAAAAATTTTGTAAATTTATTTATAATTTAAATAAAAAATTTATATATACTAAGTATAAAGAATTATTTTTATTAAAATTTGATAATAAAAGTAAATCAATTATTGATTCATTATTATATAAATTAAGTGAATTATTTATAATTGATTATGAAGAAAATAAGTATAATGAAGAACGTATTAAAATGAGAAATTTTACTTTAGAAGTAGTATATTTAATATATATATATTGTAAAATTTTAGTAAAAAATTTAAATAAAATATTATGGTATTTAATATAAAAATAATTTATAAGTATATAAACAAATTTATAAAATTTGTAAATTCAATTCCAGCATTAAAAATTTATTTATATTCAATAATAGCATTATGTTATGAAGGTAAAATGGCTAATTCAATTATGTTAAGTTATTCATATTATTTATCAATTTGTATAGTTCAATTATTATTAAAAAAACATGCTAAATTCTTTTTTGGAGCATATTTTAGAAAAAATATAAATAAATTAACTTTACAAGGATTTTTATGTAGAGAATTAAAAAATAATTATTTACCTTTTTTATTAGGTGAATTGGAATTAGAAGAAAAAAAAAATAAAGATATAAGAAAAAGTATTGATCCAATTAAGATTATATATACTTATATTAAAAAATTTATAAGTAAAAGTGTAAAATTAATTTTATTTAATTTTATGAAATATATATAAAATTAATTATAATTTTATTTTTAATAAAAAATATATTATGATATTTAATAATTATGAATTATTTATTAATAAAAATATATCTTTAATTTATTTATTTGATAGGGTATTAAATTTTAATTATCTTACTATAGTAAATAATAAAATATTATATAATAAAAAAATTTATATTTTAAATAATTTATTTGTTATTTTTTTAAATAATTTAAAAATATTTTTTTTATTTAATAATAAATTTGTAAATATAATAAATTCATATTTTAGTAATTTAAAAAAAATATTATTTAATAAAAATAATGATAATTATTTAGAATCTTCTAATTTATTTTGTAAATTTTATTATTTAAAATTATATAATAAATTAATTATTAAATTTAGTAAATATGATATTAAAATTATATTATTTAAAAATTATGGATTTAATAACAGTATAATTAATAATAAAAATTTTTTAACTGTAAATAATAAATTTAATAAAATAACTATTATTAATGATTATTTAAATAATTTTTCAAGTAGAATAAAAAATATTAAAAAGTATAATGTTTATACGGGTAAAGGTATTAAATATCCTAATGAAATTTTAAATATTAAAATTTATAAAAAAAATAAGTAAATAAAATATGAAAAATTATAATAATTATTTATTTAATAAATATTTATTTATAAAAATAAATAAATTAGGTAAATTTAAATTTTTTAATACAAAATTAGAATATTTAAATAAATTAAATATAAATTTATTTAGTAATAAATATAAAAATTTTAATTTAAAAATTATTTATAAAATTATTTCTATAAATAGAATTTCTCATACATTATCTAAAGGTAGAGTTATGAATTATAAAATTACATCTTGTTGTGGTAATAAAACAGGATGGTGTGGATTAGGAGTTTATATAAATAATAAATTCTTTAATACTATTGAGTTAGCTAAATTTAGATCTATTAATAATATTTATATAATTAAACAAAATTATAAAATAAATACTTATAGTTATTTTAAATATAAAGGTTGTAAAATTAAATTTATTAATAGATTTAGAGATAAATTTAAATTAATGAAAGTAGTTAGTTCTATTTACTCTGTATTAGGTACAAATAAATTTAATTTAATTTCATTTTATTCTAAAAATATTAATATTTTAGTTAAATTATTATTAAATTCATTAGTTAAATTTAATTAATTATAAATAATAAATAAAATGATTAAAAAAAAAATTAAGAATAAAATTAAATATAATAAAAAATTTAGTTTATTTAAAAATATATTTATATTAAGAGTAAATAAAAATTTATTTTATAATTTAAAATTTTACACTTATGGTATAGGTATTTTTAAATTATATATTTTATTATTTTTAAGTAATAATTTTAGTTATTTATCTATTTATAAATTAACTATATTTAGTATAATAGGAATAAGATTTTCATTATCTTCTTTATTTTTATGTTTAAAAAAAGAATTATATAAAAAAAATTTATTATTACAAAAATATAAATTAAAAAAATGAAAATAAGATCATCTGTTAAAAAAATTTGTAAAAAATGTAGATTAATAAGAAGAAATAAAATATTAATAAATATTTGTAATAGTATTAAAAGACATAAAACTAAACAAGGATGATTAAAAATAGTTTTTATAGTAATAAAAAAATATCAAATAAATTAAATATTATTTCTTATATATCTTTTAAAAGAAGAAATATATTTATAACTGTATATAAAACAACAAATGATATATTTAAAAATAATATAAAATTTATTAAAGTTTTATACTCATCTTCATGTGGTTCAAAATCATTTATAAATTCAAATAAACTTTGTAACGATTCAATAAAGTTATTATTATTTAAATTTATATTTTTTTTGATAAAAAATAAATTATATAATATAAGTTTAATAATTGAAGGAAAAAATTATTTTAGTAAAAAAATAATAGAATATCTTTTTAAAATTAAAAAAATTGATAGTAAATTTAAAATAGATTATTTTAATAATTATTTTAAGTTTTCTTATAATGGATGTAGAGTTAAAAAACGTAGATATTTATAAATTAAAATAAATATGAATTTAAATATTAATAAAAAAATTAAATTATATTTTAAAATATATTTTTGTAAAAAAGGAAGAATTAATTCAAAATTTAATAAATTTATAAAAAATTTAAATGGTAACATTAAATCAAGCTATAAGAGGTAAAAGAATTAAAAAAAGAAAATATATAAAATTTCCTAATTTATATGGATGCCCACAAAAAAAAGGTGAATGTAAAAAAGTTTATATAGTTACTCCTAAGAAACCAAATTCTGCTCTTAGAAAAGTAGTTAAGGTATTTATAAGAAATAAAAATAAAGAAATAATAGCTTATGTACCTGGTGAAAATACTAATATAAAAGAAAGAGATATTGTATTATTTAGAGGATGTAATGTTAAAGATTTGCCAGGAGTAAAATATAAAATTATTTTAGGAGCTAAAGATACAGATGTAGTATGTTCTAAATTAAGAAAAAATAAAGTATCTAAATATGGTGTAAAAAAATATAGGAATAAATGAATAATAAAATTAATATATTAAAAATATTATGTAGAAAAATACAAATAAAAGGTAATTATTTATCTATTAAAAAAAATATATTTAATTTATTATATAATAATAATATAATAAATTTTGAGATAATTTTATTAAATAATTTATTAAATATTTTATATAAATTAATATATATTATGTTTAAAGAGGAGAATAATTATATATTAAATATAACTAATTTATATAATTTTACTAACTTTATTAATATTATTTTTAAATTTATATATAATGATATAAAATTAAATAAAGGTAAAGTTTGTTTACCAACTTATTTATATTATTTATATACAAATTTATATAATATTATTAATAAAAAATTAAATATAAATTATAATTTATATAAATTTTTTTATAAAAATTATTTAAATTATTTATTAAAATGTAATAATTATAATAATAATTATATTATAAATAAAAAATTTAAAACTATTTATTTTTATAAATATATTAATATAAATAATATTTATAAAAAAAATAGTATAAATATTTATTTAAAAAATAAATATTATAATATTATTATTAAAAATTATATAAATTATAATAATAAAAAGTTTAAAAAGAATTATTTAATAAAATATATAAAAAAAAATGATTAAAAATAAATTTATAAAAATAAAACCACATATAAATGTAGGTACTATAGGTCATATAGATCATGGTAAAACAACATTAACTTCAGCAATAACAAAAGTTTTAAGTTTAAAGGGATTATCTAAGGTAAAAACTTATAGTGAAATAGATTCAGCACCAGAAGAAAAATTAAGAGGTATAACAATAAATACAGCCCATATAGAGTATGAAAGTGAACTTAAACATTATGCTCATATAGATTGTCCTGGACATGCTGATTATATTAAAAATATGATAGTAGGTGTAACTCAAATGGATTGTGCTATTTTAGTTATATCTTTATTAGATGGTCCTATGCCACAAACTATCGAACATTTATTATTAATTAAACAAATTGGTGTAAAAAATTTAATAGTATTTTTAAATAAAGAAGATAAAGTTAATGATGAAGAAATAATTAATTTTGTTAAAGAAGAAGTATTATTTTTAATAAATAAGTATGGGTATAATGAAAATAATATTAATATATTAAAAGGATCAGCACTTAAAGCTTTAGAATGCGCTAATTCAAAAGAAGATTTAAATAATATATGGGTAAAAAAAATATTAGATTTAGTAGAAGTTATGGATAAAAATATAAAAGTAGTAAATGATAATGTAAATGAACCTTTTCTTATGGCTATAGAAGATAGTTTTTTAATAACAGGTAGAGGTACTGTAGTTACAGGTAAAATAGAAAGAGGTAAAATTAAATCAGGAGATAAAGTTGAACTTATTGGTAATGATAATATAATACAAACTACAGTTATTGATATTGAAATGTTTAATAAAGTTTTAGATTTAGGTGAGGTTGGTGATAATATAGGTATATTATTAAGAAATATAAAAAAAAATAATGTAAAAAGAGGATATATATTAGCTAAACCTAATACAGTAAAATCTTTTAAATTATTTGAATCTAATGTATATATATTATCTAAATCAGAAGGAGGTAGACATAAACCTTTTTTATCAGGTTATAAACCACAGTTTTTTATAAGAACAAGTGATATAACAGGAGAAGTTAAAGGTATTTTTTCTAATAATAATGAATTAAAAATGGCTATGCCAGGTGATTCAGTTAATATTATTATTGAATTACAAAAAAGTACAGTATTAAATATAGGATTAAAATTTGCTATAAGAGAAGGAGGTAAAACTATAGGAGCAGGTATTATTACAAAAATTATATCTTAATTTTATAAATTTTATTATAGGATATGATCTAAAAGGAAAAGATTATGAATTTTGATTTCATAAATATAGGTTCGATTCCTGTTATCCTAAATTATATATATTTATTTTAATATAAATAACCAAATTAACTTAATGAATAAAGTAATTGATTCCAAATCAATAAATATAGGTTTAATTCCTTTATTTGGTGTGTATTTAAATTTATATATTTTAAAAATATATGAATTATTATTTTAATTTAAATAATTATAATTATATAAATTTTTTTAATTATAAAAATAAATTATTAGATTTTAGAAATTTTGATTATTATTTAAAATTTAATTTATTTAAATATATAAATAAATGTTTATATCTACAAAAAATTTATAAAGATATAATATTTAATAATATAAAATTTAATATTTTTAATAATATTTTATTAAATTTGAATTTTAATTATATATATAATAAATTATTTAATATTAATATAACTGAAATAGATAGGTTTGATTTAAATAATATTTATATTAAAGATTTAAATAAATTATTTATAAATGATAATAATTATTGTATAGATATAAAAAATTATAAAGAATTTTATTTTATAAATTATTATTTAGTTCTGTATGAAATATATTATAATAATATAATTTTTTTAATTCAATGTAACACTAATAATAGTGATAATTATAATAAATTTTTAGATATTTATAATATAATAAATTTATTTATAAAAGATAATAAATTTATAAAATATATAATATGTAGTAATTATAACATAATTATTAGTAAAATTAATAATATTTATAATAATAAATTTTATAAAAAATTAAAAATTAATAATTATACTAATAATATTAATTATTTTTTACTAAATAAAATTATTATTAATAAAATTAATAATATAAATATTTTTAATAATTTTATATTTAATGATTTATTAAAAAATAATTATAATAATAATTTTTTAATATTAAATAATATAAATTTTAATAATAATTTATATCATTATAATAAAATAAATATATTTAATAATTATATAAAATTAAATAATATTATAAATTTTAATAATATAATTAATACTTTTAAAGAAAATAAAAAATTTGATAAATATATATCAAATTTTATATTTGGTCAAGAAAATCAATTACATAAATTATCTACTGTAGATATAAATAAAATTTTTAGTAAAAAAGAAATTAATAGTATTAAACCTATAGGTAGTTGGATTATATGTGGTCCTAGTGGTACAGGTAAAACAGAGTTAGCTAAAATTATATCTAAGTTATTATATAATAATAAATTAAAATTTATTAAATTTGATATGAGTGAGTTTATGGATAAGTATACTGTATCAAGATTAATTGGCGCACCACCAGGATATTTAGGTTATGAAAAAGGAGGTGAACTTACAAATTTTGTTAATGAAAATAAAAATAGTATTATTTTATTTGACGAAGCTGAAAAAGCAAATAAATATATATACGATATACTTTTACAAGTACTAGATGAAGGTGTATTAACAGATTCAAAAGGTATAAAAGTATTTTTTAATAAATCTATATTAATTTTTACAAGTAATATAGGTTCTTCTATTTGTAAAAATAATAAATTTAAATTTAATAATATTATATTTAAAAATGTAATTAAAGAACTTAAAAAATTTTTTAGAATTGAATTTTTAAATAGAATTGATGATATTTTAATTTTTAATTATTTAGATTTATTTTCAATTTATAAACTTATGGATAAATTTTTATTTAATATATCTAAATTTTGTATAAATATTAATAAAATTAAATTATTTTTATCATTAATTTTTAATAAAAATAATACTAATATTAGAAAAATTATTAGAATTTTAGATAATAATATTATTAATAAAATATATAATTTTGAAAATAATAATATTAGTATAGATATTTGTGGTAAATCTTTAGTATATAAAAATAATATATAAATAATGAATCAATTTTTTAATAAAATAAATTATAAAAATTATATAATTATTTATTTTAATAATTTTATTTTATATAATTATAAAAATTATATTAATTTATATAAATTAATTATAAATGATAGTAAAATATATTATTATAATTTTTTTAGAATATATAATATAATAAATTTTATTAATTTGTTTTTTAATAATGATATTTGGATAATAGAATGTGATTATAATAATATTAATTTAATATCTAAATATTTTAAAAATTTAATAGGTTACTCTAATAAAGGAAATATATTATTATATATAAATTATAATAATATAAAAAATATAAATAATATATATAGTATTAATAATACTTTTAAAAGAGTTATAATAATAATTAAAGATTTGAGTAAAATAAAAAATATAATTAATAATTATTTAGATTATATATATTTAAATTTAAAAAATAAAAAAATAATATTTATTATAAATAATGATATTGAATATAATATAGTTAATGATATTATTTTAAAAAAATTTAATAATAATACTTTTAATATAATAAAAAAAATAAATAATAAAATAAATATAAAAATTAATAATTATAATAATATATTAAATATTAATTTTATAGATAATACTGATATATGCTATAAATTATTAGATAGATGTATTTACGGTCAAGATTTAATAATATCAGTTATAAAAAAAAATATAAAGGATATTTTTAATAATTTTAATAAAAAAAATAAAAAACCATTAAATAGCTGGTTATTATGTGGTCCTAGTGGTACAGGTAAAACAGAAATAGCTAAAATATTATCAAAATCTATATATGGTAATATAGGTAAATTATTAAAATTTGATATGAGTGAATACCAAGAAAGTCATTCTATATCTAAATTAATAGGTACACCTCCTGGTTATATAGGATATACTGAAGGTAGTAGATTAATTAATTTAATAAATAAAAATCCTTATTCTATTATTTTATTTGATGAAATAGAAAAAGCGCATAAGAATATAAATAATATTATGTTACAAATATTAGATGAAGGTATTCTTTCATCATCTACAGGAGTAAAAGGTATTTTTAAATATTCATTTATTTTATTTACTAGTAATTTAGGACAAAAAAATTATATTTATGATATTAATAATAAAAAAATATATAAAAAACATATATTAAATTCAATTAATAATTATTTTTTACCTGAGTTTTTAAATAGAATTAATGAAATTTTAATTTTTGAATATCAAAATTTTAATTATTTAATGAAAACTTTAAATAAATTTTTTTTAGAATTTGAATATGTATATAATACAAATTTTATATTTTCATTAATATCAAAAAATTTATTATATAATTTATTAAATAATAAATTATATGGAGCAAGAATATTAAATAAACAATCATATAAATTTATATCAAAATTAATAGAATTATTTTATTATATAAATTTTAATAATTCATTAAATATTAATAATAATAAAAATATATTAAATATATATAAATATAATAATAATAAAAGTGTAAATAAAGGAATTTTTTTTAAATATAATAATAATTTAATATGAAAAAATTAAAAATACTTTTATCAGGTAAAAAAAATCAAAAAATAAAAATATTATATAACATATCAAATAATAAAAAAAAAATAAAATTAGGTTATATATTTCCATATGAAAAAATAAACTATAATAATAAAATAATTAAGCAACAATATTTAAAAATAGGTATTAATAAATCAAAATCTATATTATTATCTTATATAAAAGATATTATTTAATAAAAA
Protein-coding regions in this window:
- the rpl16 gene encoding ribosomal protein L16, with amino-acid sequence MINLLFPKYYKYKKIHNSSYSLNNKLNNINLNYGLYGIISKSFGSISSSQLESIRFILNKNIKKISKIWTIIYPNFPISKKSKSSRMGSGVGLISYWVYKVSPGSVIFEIEDIKFDLIKNIFNKISCRFPFKVCLVKKNYF
- the rpl5 gene encoding ribosomal protein L5, yielding MQNLLCNKKIINKINILCFIDNYSIFSKNSKEYKEIFKFMYVLTNQKPLFLNYKLNINKFFMAKVLLVNKYKINCFLLELFKNITLFNFNRNLKNIKFYKFDKFFNFNIYINNSKFNFFTDKYNLNDKFNFKNINFIINIIFKNNINNKYRLYYLIKNNFKIIN
- the rpl14 gene encoding ribosomal protein L14, giving the protein MIIISSLFNISDNSGLKKILSIGILGKSSIKLNICDFIIGSVKKGILKNKRFGDYSRVYTSKSSLFKFFIVKSKKYSKINFNNSMRSCKNSVIVINKEKNIIEGKKVIGIMSNIVKKIFYKSKVNLKNAKFIM
- the BmA.1 gene encoding hypothetical protein, giving the protein MIYKYINKFIKFVNSIPALKIYLYSIIALCYEGKMANSIMLSYSYYLSICIVQLLLKKHAKFFFGAYFRKNINKLTLQGFLCRELKNNYLPFLLGELELEERKNKYKRKSIDPIKIIYTYIKKFISKSVKLIILNIKFNNK
- the rps8.1 gene encoding ribosomal protein S8 — translated: MIKLFIKNSSIYKKFCKFIYNLNKKFIDIKYKELFLLKFDNKSKSIIDSLLYKLSELFIIDYEENKYNEERIKMRNFTLEVVYLIYIYCKILVKNLNKILWYLI
- the BmB gene encoding hypothetical protein; amino-acid sequence: MIKKKIKNKIKYNKKFSLFKNIFILRVNKNLFYNLKFYTYGIGIFKLYILLFLSNNFSYLSIYKLTIFSIIGIRFSLSSLFLCLKKELYKKNLLLQKYKLKK
- the rpl6 gene encoding ribosomal protein L6 (highly divergent sequence) → MIFNNYELFINKNISLIYLFDRVLNFNYLTIVNNKILYNKKIYILNNLFVIFLNNLKIFFLFNNKFVNIINSYFSNLKKILFNKNNDNYLESSNLFCKFYYLKLYNKLIIKFSKYDIKIILFKNYGFNNSIINNKNFLTVNNKFNKITIINDYLNNFSSRIKNIKKYNVYTGKGIKYPNEILNIKIYKKNK
- the rps5 gene encoding ribosomal protein S5, which codes for MKNYNNYLFNKYLFIKINKLGKFKFFNTKLEYLNKLNINLFSNKYKNFNLKIIYKIISINRISHTLSKGRVMNYKITSCCGNKTGWCGLGVYINNKFFNTIELAKFRSINNIYIIKQNYKINTYSYFKYKGCKIKFINRFRDKFKLMKVVSSIYSVLGTNKFNLISFYSKNINILVKLLLNSLVKFN
- the BmA.2 gene encoding hypothetical protein; translated protein: MIYKYINKFIKFVNSIPALKIYLYSIIALCYEGKMANSIMLSYSYYLSICIVQLLLKKHAKFFFGAYFRKNINKLTLQGFLCRELKNNYLPFLLGELELEEKKNKDIRKSIDPIKIIYTYIKKFISKSVKLILFNFMKYI
- the rps8.2 gene encoding hypothetical protein (ribosomal protein S8), whose protein sequence is MIKLFIKNSSIYKKFCKFIYNLNKKFIYTKYKELFLLKFDNKSKSIIDSLLYKLSELFIIDYEENKYNEERIKMRNFTLEVVYLIYIYCKILVKNLNKILWYLI
- the rps19 gene encoding ribosomal protein S19, whose amino-acid sequence is MIFDKNFYRKINNKNKKYKKFIIKTRNRNILLTKYLLNSILKVYNGKSYIPIIVNYNKLNYKLKNFIYTINKRKFFKNKFIKKCQK
- the rps17 gene encoding ribosomal protein S17, with the protein product MIKRVNILIKINKNKYYNFRFNRNKKYNNKYIKKSKINVIKNLDFRNEISLGDIILFNNYIYKDKFVKYFGKI
- the rpl2 gene encoding ribosomal protein L2 encodes the protein MINLYLFKVNRNLGRSNKGIIISRSKRSFLNNKYFIIDNYYFNLNSNNNQNFFITKVFNNYLYKNSLLIKCIYLNNSSINIERVFIKAQKINKGDIIKLFNISLLSEGDSSYIFRLSYGNIIFNIENYKTSKSTYCRSFNSFATILSFNCNYYFIKLPSSKIIKINKNCKVFLGKPDEKKINFFNKAGYSYKYGIRPIVRGKAMNVVDHPHGGGEGKTSIGRKSIYSIYGKSIKGIKTAKRK
- the rps3 gene encoding ribosomal protein S3, which translates into the protein MSKVISPIVFRSKYFNSYINKQFLYFNKKSNNISYFKFFNIYINLLYLVKKNLNLINSYILSKYLFTKVEFINIKIIVINFIFSRIYNKKVINIIKNLFLNITLYFNYFKNYKFYGKIKNFFILKLSNLTYYNLIEPLSSLKFTFYDYKKFKKSIIFYCNKVFKFKYKKRFNVIGIKFIYSGRFNKLNNRSKVDIYSIGSLYMQTITSKFYYFTDSINTDKGVIGLKIWINVN